The following proteins are co-located in the Paraburkholderia phytofirmans PsJN genome:
- the msrP gene encoding protein-methionine-sulfoxide reductase catalytic subunit MsrP → MWIKRSDRILLSGDDIARSEITPQHVFQNRRRVLQAAGAAALGSLIGVNGEALAAYTSPDPKAQKLAAKTNAKFVALDKITPYKDITTYNNFYEFGTDKADPAHNAGTLRPHPWKVSVEGEIKNPKVYDIDELLKLAPLEERVYRMRCVEGWSMVIPWIGVPLAELIKRVQPTGNAKYVQFITLADPSQMPGLSTPVLDWPYSEGLRMDEAMNPLTLLTMGLYGQVLPNQNGAPVRVVVPWKYGFKSAKSLVKIRFLDKQPPTSWNTYASNEYGFYSNVNPNVDHPRWSQATERRIGEDGFFTPKRKTLMFNGYGEQVASLYQGMDLKKNF, encoded by the coding sequence ATGTGGATCAAACGTAGCGACAGAATTCTACTCAGCGGCGACGACATTGCGCGCAGCGAAATCACGCCGCAACATGTTTTTCAGAACCGGCGGCGCGTGTTGCAGGCGGCCGGCGCGGCGGCGCTCGGCAGTCTGATCGGGGTGAATGGCGAGGCGCTGGCGGCTTACACGTCGCCGGATCCGAAGGCGCAGAAGCTGGCGGCGAAGACCAACGCCAAGTTCGTCGCGCTCGACAAAATCACGCCTTACAAGGACATCACCACGTACAACAACTTCTACGAGTTCGGCACCGACAAAGCCGATCCCGCGCATAACGCCGGGACGCTGCGGCCGCATCCGTGGAAGGTGAGCGTCGAGGGTGAGATCAAGAATCCCAAGGTCTACGATATCGACGAATTGCTCAAGCTCGCGCCGCTCGAAGAGCGCGTGTACAGAATGCGCTGCGTCGAAGGCTGGTCGATGGTGATTCCGTGGATCGGCGTGCCGCTCGCGGAATTGATCAAGCGCGTGCAACCGACGGGCAACGCAAAGTACGTACAGTTCATCACGCTGGCCGATCCGTCGCAAATGCCCGGACTGTCGACGCCCGTACTCGATTGGCCATACTCCGAAGGGCTGCGCATGGACGAAGCGATGAATCCGCTGACGTTGCTGACGATGGGCCTCTACGGCCAGGTGTTGCCTAATCAGAACGGCGCGCCGGTGCGCGTCGTGGTGCCGTGGAAATACGGCTTCAAGAGCGCGAAGTCGCTGGTGAAGATCCGCTTCCTCGACAAGCAGCCGCCGACCAGTTGGAATACGTATGCATCGAACGAATACGGGTTTTACTCGAACGTGAATCCGAACGTCGATCATCCGCGCTGGAGTCAGGCGACGGAGCGTCGCATCGGCGAAGATGGTTTCTTCACGCCCAAGCGCAAGACGTTGATGTTCAACGGCTACGGCGAACAGGTCGCATCGCTCTATCAGGGCATGGACCTGAAGAAGAATTTCTGA
- the ccsB gene encoding c-type cytochrome biogenesis protein CcsB produces the protein MDLTQVSQSPSSRPQKALAGESLNIGEYDERPFLKRLGIVDWLFALAMVAGAGFALSRYHPFMNYYDKLVLCCAVPVFVVLGWRWKPVRPLMVGIAALSLLAIQIYHGDLSRADNAFFLKYFLSSQSAILWMSALFVFATVFYWIGLLSRSPTGAAIGSKMTWAAVVMGFVGLMVRWYESYLIGADVGHIPISNLYEVFVLFSLITALFYLYYEQHYNTRALGAFVLLVISAAVGFLMWYSVARDAQQIQPLVPALQSWWMKIHVPANFIGYGSFALSAMVGVAYLAKERGVLADRLPALEVLDDVMYKSIAVGFAFFTIATILGALWAAEAWGGYWSWDPKETWALIVWLNYAAWLHMRLMKGLRGAVAAWWALTGLLVTTFAFLGVNMFLSGLHSYGKL, from the coding sequence ATGGACTTGACTCAGGTTTCCCAATCTCCCTCTTCGCGGCCCCAAAAGGCGCTGGCAGGCGAGTCGCTCAACATCGGCGAGTACGACGAACGGCCGTTCCTGAAACGGCTCGGCATCGTCGACTGGCTGTTTGCACTCGCGATGGTCGCGGGCGCGGGTTTCGCGCTGTCGCGCTATCACCCGTTCATGAATTACTACGACAAGCTGGTGCTCTGCTGCGCCGTGCCGGTTTTCGTGGTGCTCGGCTGGCGCTGGAAACCGGTGCGTCCGCTGATGGTGGGCATCGCGGCGCTGTCGCTGCTGGCCATTCAGATTTATCACGGCGACCTCAGCCGCGCGGATAACGCTTTCTTCCTCAAATATTTCCTGTCGAGCCAGTCCGCGATTCTGTGGATGAGCGCGCTCTTCGTGTTCGCCACGGTGTTCTACTGGATCGGCCTGCTGTCGCGCTCGCCGACCGGCGCCGCGATCGGCTCGAAAATGACGTGGGCGGCCGTGGTGATGGGCTTTGTCGGCCTGATGGTGCGCTGGTACGAGTCGTACCTGATCGGCGCGGATGTCGGCCATATTCCTATTTCGAACCTGTACGAAGTGTTCGTGCTGTTCAGCCTGATCACCGCGCTGTTCTATCTGTACTACGAGCAGCACTACAACACCCGCGCGCTCGGCGCGTTCGTGCTGCTGGTGATCAGCGCCGCAGTCGGCTTCCTGATGTGGTATTCGGTGGCGCGCGACGCGCAGCAGATCCAGCCGCTGGTTCCCGCGCTGCAAAGCTGGTGGATGAAGATTCACGTGCCGGCGAACTTCATCGGGTACGGCAGCTTCGCGCTGTCGGCCATGGTGGGTGTCGCGTATCTGGCGAAAGAGCGCGGCGTACTGGCCGATCGCCTGCCGGCGCTCGAAGTGCTCGACGACGTGATGTACAAGTCGATCGCCGTCGGTTTCGCGTTTTTCACGATCGCCACGATTCTCGGCGCGCTGTGGGCCGCTGAAGCGTGGGGCGGCTACTGGAGTTGGGACCCGAAGGAAACGTGGGCGCTGATCGTCTGGCTGAACTATGCCGCCTGGCTGCACATGCGTCTGATGAAGGGCCTGCGCGGCGCGGTCGCGGCATGGTGGGCGCTGACCGGCCTGCTGGTGACGACTTTCGCCTTCCTCGGCGTCAACATGTTCCTGTCGGGCCTGCATAGCTACGGCAAGCTGTAA
- a CDS encoding cytochrome c biogenesis protein ResB, whose translation MSVTTSGLQSKSSNRVMRSVLEVLSSMRFAISLLVILSIASIIGTVLTQDDPYPNYVNQFGPFWADIFRSLSLYTVYSSWWFMLILGFLMVSVSLCVIRNAPKMIADVKSWKDKVREGSLRAFHHKGEFAVHGSRAQTAALLARLSAKLGYKFVTRESDGATLIAAKRGALTKFGYISAHLAIVVICLGGLLDSNLPIKLQMWLFDKSPIRANTVINDITPDHRLSQTNPTFRGYAWVPEGQHVSTAILNQPDGSLIQDLPFSIELNKFIVDYYSTGMPKLFASDIVVVDHKTGARVPARVEVNKPFTYDGVSIYQSSFQDGGSQMQMTAYPMSGASAKTAPFGGTIGGNAPLSTATPLADGQTVEFTDFRAINVENIQNGSGQTDARGVAAHRTLKEAFDERLGSGAKTSKPLDLHNVGPSVQYKVRDKDGQAREYNNYMLPVDVSGEKMFLAGMRVNPDDPFRYLRIPADTGGTVKEWMNLRAALEDPAMRASAAHSFALRSVPGSNAELQQHLEESALRVLTLFAGADNSIKMPNGQTVGGFQAIAGFIDHSVPKGEQEKAAGLLLRMLEGSTWDLYQLSRQQLGEPQATANADASRFIQSSINAISDSFLYGSPVYLQLDSFKQVQASVFQLTRAPGKKVVYLGSLLLVLGIFSMFYVRERRLWFWLKDTEHGTNVVMAMSSARKTLDFEKEFVQTRDAVGAALGAKLVDAPDASAQSGNASAPSASSQDSTR comes from the coding sequence ATGAGCGTCACCACGTCGGGTTTGCAGTCGAAGTCGAGCAATCGGGTCATGCGCAGCGTCCTCGAAGTCTTGAGTTCGATGCGGTTTGCCATTTCGTTGCTCGTGATTCTGTCGATCGCCAGCATCATCGGTACCGTCCTCACGCAGGACGATCCGTATCCCAATTACGTCAATCAGTTCGGCCCGTTCTGGGCGGACATCTTCCGCTCGCTGAGCCTGTACACCGTGTACAGCTCGTGGTGGTTCATGCTGATTCTCGGCTTCCTGATGGTGTCGGTGTCGCTGTGCGTGATACGCAATGCGCCCAAAATGATCGCCGACGTAAAGAGCTGGAAGGACAAGGTTCGCGAAGGGAGCCTGCGCGCGTTCCATCACAAGGGCGAATTCGCGGTGCACGGCTCCCGCGCGCAGACCGCGGCGTTGCTCGCGAGGCTCTCCGCGAAGCTCGGCTACAAGTTCGTCACCCGTGAGTCCGACGGCGCGACCTTGATCGCCGCCAAGCGCGGCGCGTTGACCAAGTTCGGCTACATCTCTGCTCACCTCGCGATCGTGGTGATCTGCCTCGGCGGTCTGCTCGACAGCAATCTGCCGATCAAGCTGCAAATGTGGCTGTTCGACAAGTCGCCGATCCGCGCCAACACGGTGATCAACGACATCACGCCGGATCATCGCCTGTCGCAGACGAACCCGACGTTCCGCGGCTATGCATGGGTGCCGGAAGGTCAGCACGTGTCCACGGCGATTCTCAACCAGCCCGACGGCTCGCTGATCCAGGATCTGCCGTTTTCGATCGAACTGAACAAGTTCATCGTCGATTACTACTCGACGGGCATGCCGAAGCTGTTTGCGAGCGATATCGTCGTGGTCGACCACAAGACGGGCGCGCGCGTGCCCGCACGCGTCGAAGTGAACAAGCCGTTCACATACGACGGCGTGTCGATCTATCAGTCGAGCTTCCAGGACGGCGGCTCGCAGATGCAGATGACCGCCTACCCGATGAGCGGCGCAAGCGCGAAAACCGCGCCGTTCGGCGGGACGATCGGCGGCAACGCGCCGTTGAGCACGGCCACGCCGCTCGCCGACGGCCAGACGGTCGAATTCACGGATTTCCGCGCGATCAACGTCGAAAACATCCAGAACGGCAGCGGCCAGACCGATGCCCGCGGCGTCGCGGCGCACCGTACGCTCAAAGAAGCGTTCGACGAGCGCCTCGGCTCCGGCGCGAAGACCTCGAAGCCGCTCGATCTGCACAACGTCGGCCCGTCGGTGCAATACAAGGTGCGCGACAAAGACGGCCAGGCGCGCGAGTACAACAACTACATGCTGCCGGTCGACGTGTCGGGCGAAAAGATGTTCCTCGCCGGCATGCGCGTGAACCCGGACGATCCGTTTCGCTACCTGCGCATTCCCGCCGACACTGGCGGCACCGTCAAGGAATGGATGAACCTGCGCGCCGCGCTGGAAGATCCGGCCATGCGCGCTTCGGCGGCGCACAGTTTCGCGCTGCGCTCGGTGCCTGGCTCGAATGCCGAACTGCAACAGCATCTGGAAGAAAGCGCGCTGCGCGTGCTGACCCTTTTTGCAGGCGCGGACAACAGCATCAAGATGCCGAACGGCCAGACGGTCGGCGGCTTCCAGGCGATCGCCGGTTTTATCGACCATTCGGTGCCGAAGGGCGAGCAGGAAAAGGCCGCCGGTCTGCTGCTGCGCATGCTGGAAGGCTCGACATGGGACCTGTATCAACTGTCCCGCCAGCAGCTCGGCGAGCCCCAGGCGACGGCCAATGCGGACGCCAGCCGTTTCATCCAAAGCTCGATCAACGCGATATCCGACAGCTTTTTGTATGGATCGCCGGTCTACTTGCAACTCGACTCATTCAAGCAGGTGCAAGCTTCGGTATTTCAGTTGACGCGCGCGCCGGGCAAAAAAGTCGTGTATCTTGGCAGCCTGCTCCTCGTGTTGGGCATCTTTTCGATGTTCTACGTCCGCGAACGGCGCCTCTGGTTCTGGCTCAAAGACACCGAGCACGGCACGAATGTCGTGATGGCAATGTCGAGCGCGCGCAAGACGCTCGACTTCGAGAAAGAGTTCGTTCAGACGCGCGACGCGGTAGGCGCCGCACTGGGCGCCAAACTCGTTGACGCACCCGACGCCTCCGCTCAATCCGGCAACGCCAGCGCGCCGTCCGCAAGCTCACAAGATTCGACCCGGTAA
- a CDS encoding c-type cytochrome → MNRLSKTLMVLHVAAGLSGLAIQARAAEPAKPDVNRGQAIAVQVCASCHGADGNSAGGAYPKLAGQHPEYLVKQLKDFKTQPGAKQPARNNAIMAGMAAALSDQDMVNVAAYFAAQTPKPGYAHNKDTVPLGQKIYRGGIADKGVPACASCHGPTGQGIPSQYPRLSGQWSEYTVAQLLAFTQGPGARNNNEPMHAIATRLSDSEIKAVADYIAGLH, encoded by the coding sequence ATGAATCGACTGAGCAAGACTCTGATGGTGCTTCATGTAGCGGCAGGTCTTTCAGGTTTGGCAATTCAGGCACGAGCAGCAGAACCGGCAAAGCCGGACGTCAATCGGGGGCAGGCAATCGCGGTGCAGGTATGCGCGTCATGTCACGGGGCAGACGGCAATAGCGCTGGCGGCGCATACCCGAAGCTGGCGGGCCAGCACCCTGAGTATCTCGTCAAGCAGCTCAAGGACTTCAAGACCCAGCCGGGCGCCAAGCAGCCAGCGCGCAACAATGCGATCATGGCGGGCATGGCGGCAGCGTTGTCTGATCAGGACATGGTCAACGTTGCGGCGTATTTTGCGGCGCAGACCCCGAAGCCAGGCTACGCGCACAACAAAGACACCGTTCCGCTCGGCCAGAAGATTTATCGCGGCGGGATCGCCGACAAGGGCGTGCCGGCGTGCGCGAGCTGTCACGGGCCGACCGGTCAAGGGATTCCGTCGCAGTATCCGCGGCTCTCGGGGCAGTGGTCGGAATACACGGTGGCGCAGTTGCTGGCGTTCACGCAAGGTCCGGGCGCGCGTAACAACAACGAGCCGATGCATGCGATCGCAACGCGTCTGTCGGATAGTGAGATCAAGGCAGTAGCCGATTACATCGCGGGCTTGCACTAG
- the yihA gene encoding ribosome biogenesis GTP-binding protein YihA/YsxC: MSFLLHQSRFFTTVNHLRDLPATSQPEICFAGRSNAGKSTAINILCNQKRLAFASKTPGRTQHINYFSVGKADEPTAHLVDLPGYGYAEVPGAAKAHWEALLSTYLQTRSQLRGMILMMDSRRPLTDLDRRMIEWFAPTGKPIHTLLTKCDKLTRQESVNALRATQKGLAEYRTAGYQGELTAQLFSALKRVGIDEAHELIESWLIPSDKGETDAAQ; this comes from the coding sequence ATGTCCTTCCTGCTCCACCAATCCCGCTTTTTCACGACGGTCAATCACTTGCGTGATCTGCCGGCGACTTCGCAACCCGAGATCTGCTTTGCGGGGCGCTCGAACGCGGGCAAGTCGACGGCCATCAATATTCTGTGCAATCAGAAGCGCTTGGCCTTCGCCAGCAAGACGCCGGGACGCACGCAGCATATCAATTACTTTTCGGTGGGTAAGGCGGATGAGCCGACCGCGCATCTGGTCGATCTGCCCGGTTACGGCTACGCGGAAGTGCCGGGCGCCGCCAAGGCGCACTGGGAAGCGCTGCTGTCCACCTATCTGCAAACGCGCTCGCAGCTGCGCGGCATGATCCTGATGATGGACTCGCGCCGCCCGTTGACGGATCTGGATCGCCGCATGATCGAGTGGTTCGCGCCGACCGGCAAGCCGATCCACACGCTGCTGACCAAGTGCGACAAATTGACCCGCCAGGAAAGCGTCAACGCATTGCGTGCGACGCAGAAAGGTCTGGCTGAGTACCGCACCGCCGGCTATCAGGGCGAACTGACCGCCCAGCTGTTCTCCGCGCTCAAACGCGTCGGCATCGACGAAGCACACGAGCTGATTGAAAGCTGGCTGATCCCCAGTGACAAAGGCGAAACGGACGCCGCTCAGTAA
- the hemB gene encoding porphobilinogen synthase: MSFYPHHRPRRMRRDDFSRRLMRENILTTNDLIYPVFIVEGSNVRQAVPSMPGVERVSVDLLMGVAEQCVELGVPVLSLFPAIEPSLKTPDGREATNPAGLIPRAVRELKKNFPELGVLTDVALDPYTSHGQDGVLDEAGYVINDETVEILVEQARAQAEAGVDIVAPSDMMDGRIGAIREMFESEGHVHTRIMAYAAKFASAFYGPFRDAVGSATNLGKSNKMTYQMDPANSNEALREVQADINEGADMVMVKPGMPYLDIVRRVKDEFQFPTYVYQVSGEYAMLKAAAQNGWLDHDKAMMESLLAFKRAGADGVLTYFALDAARILRSQK; the protein is encoded by the coding sequence ATGAGCTTCTATCCGCACCACCGTCCGCGCCGCATGCGCCGCGACGACTTCTCGCGCCGTCTGATGCGGGAAAACATCCTCACCACCAACGATCTGATTTATCCGGTCTTTATCGTCGAAGGCAGCAACGTGCGGCAAGCCGTTCCGTCCATGCCGGGCGTCGAACGCGTGTCGGTCGATCTGCTGATGGGCGTGGCTGAACAGTGTGTCGAACTGGGCGTGCCCGTGCTGTCGCTGTTTCCGGCGATCGAACCATCGCTGAAAACTCCCGATGGTCGCGAAGCGACCAACCCCGCCGGTTTGATTCCGCGCGCGGTTCGCGAACTGAAGAAGAATTTCCCCGAGCTGGGCGTGCTCACCGATGTGGCGCTCGACCCGTACACGAGCCACGGCCAGGACGGCGTGCTCGACGAAGCCGGCTACGTGATCAACGACGAGACCGTCGAGATTCTGGTCGAACAGGCGCGTGCGCAGGCTGAAGCGGGCGTCGATATCGTCGCGCCTTCGGACATGATGGACGGCCGCATCGGCGCGATCCGCGAAATGTTCGAGAGTGAAGGCCATGTCCACACACGGATCATGGCTTATGCGGCCAAGTTCGCGTCGGCCTTCTACGGCCCGTTCCGCGACGCCGTCGGCTCCGCGACGAACCTCGGCAAAAGCAACAAGATGACCTATCAGATGGATCCGGCCAATTCGAATGAGGCGCTGCGCGAAGTGCAAGCGGACATCAACGAAGGCGCGGACATGGTGATGGTCAAGCCGGGCATGCCGTATCTGGACATCGTGCGTCGCGTGAAGGACGAGTTCCAGTTTCCGACGTATGTGTATCAGGTGAGCGGCGAGTACGCGATGCTGAAAGCGGCCGCGCAGAACGGCTGGCTCGATCACGACAAGGCGATGATGGAATCGCTGCTGGCGTTCAAGCGGGCGGGTGCCGACGGGGTGCTGACCTATTTCGCATTGGATGCCGCGCGGATCTTGCGTTCGCAGAAGTGA
- the dsbD gene encoding protein-disulfide reductase DsbD, giving the protein MFKGLDRRARNALRTVFFLFGCLIFAQFGTLARAADDFLDPAVAFKFSASEKPGEVDVTYKIADGYYMYRERFAFATRNGTTTIGEPQLPAGHIKFDQTFNKNVETYRNELTIRIPVKQAAGPFDLAVTSQGCADAGICYPPMERVYHVSGAALQAAGSVATPVADVAQPSAAAAGTSWYDRATSADYAQSLLQGGGFFAIVGLFFVAGAVLSLLPCSYPMIPILSAIIIGEGARVTRARGFALSLAYVVGMALVYTALGIAAALVGQSLGAWLQNPWVLGAFGVLLTIFALTLIAGFDIALPQRWQDGVSRASSGRSGGKFAAVAVMGALSALVVGACMTAPLFAVLAFIAHTGDAVLGGAALFSMGLGLGVPLLILGFGAGTLLPRAGAWMDGVKVFFGVVLLAAALWIVWPVLGATATMLLSALWLLVASASLGLFSAPTAEASVWRRLGRGIGAAFAIWAAVLLVGLAAGSSDPLRPLAVLAARGGEAGVASASNKPDSAPQGDLTFAPVRSSNELDQAVKSAAQPAMLDFYADWCVSCKEMEKFTFSDPRVQAKLTQMNLLRADVTANNTADQALLKRFSLFGPPGIIFFDQRGKEVLRVVGYESADKFLRSLDRASAPGA; this is encoded by the coding sequence ATGTTTAAAGGCCTCGACCGGCGCGCGCGCAATGCGCTGCGCACCGTATTCTTCCTGTTCGGTTGCCTGATCTTCGCGCAGTTCGGCACGCTCGCCCGCGCGGCGGACGATTTTCTGGATCCCGCGGTCGCGTTCAAATTCAGCGCGTCGGAGAAGCCCGGCGAAGTCGACGTGACCTACAAGATCGCGGACGGTTACTACATGTACCGCGAGCGCTTTGCGTTCGCGACGCGCAACGGCACGACCACGATCGGCGAGCCGCAATTGCCGGCTGGCCACATCAAGTTCGATCAGACTTTTAACAAGAACGTCGAGACTTATCGCAATGAACTGACGATCCGGATTCCCGTTAAACAGGCAGCCGGGCCGTTCGATCTGGCGGTGACGTCGCAAGGCTGTGCCGATGCGGGCATCTGCTATCCGCCGATGGAGCGCGTGTATCACGTGAGCGGCGCAGCACTTCAGGCGGCCGGCAGCGTGGCAACTCCGGTAGCCGACGTCGCACAGCCTTCCGCCGCCGCGGCGGGCACCTCGTGGTACGACCGCGCCACCAGCGCCGACTACGCGCAGTCGCTGCTGCAAGGCGGTGGTTTCTTCGCGATCGTTGGGCTCTTTTTTGTCGCCGGCGCCGTGCTCAGTCTGCTCCCCTGTTCGTATCCGATGATTCCGATTCTCTCGGCGATCATCATCGGAGAAGGTGCGCGCGTGACGCGTGCCCGCGGATTTGCGCTGTCGCTGGCCTATGTTGTCGGCATGGCGCTCGTATACACGGCGCTCGGTATCGCCGCTGCGTTGGTCGGGCAGAGTCTCGGCGCGTGGCTACAGAATCCGTGGGTGCTCGGCGCATTCGGCGTACTTTTGACCATTTTCGCGCTGACCCTGATTGCGGGCTTCGATATCGCGCTGCCGCAACGTTGGCAGGACGGCGTTTCGCGCGCGTCCTCTGGGCGCTCGGGTGGAAAGTTTGCGGCGGTTGCCGTCATGGGCGCGCTGTCCGCGCTGGTGGTCGGTGCATGCATGACCGCGCCGCTCTTTGCGGTGCTGGCGTTCATCGCGCATACGGGCGACGCCGTGCTAGGCGGTGCGGCGCTGTTCTCGATGGGGCTGGGTCTGGGCGTGCCGCTGCTGATCCTCGGCTTTGGTGCGGGCACGCTGTTGCCGCGCGCTGGCGCATGGATGGACGGCGTCAAGGTGTTCTTCGGCGTCGTGCTGCTTGCGGCCGCGTTATGGATCGTTTGGCCGGTGCTTGGCGCGACGGCGACGATGCTTTTGAGCGCGCTCTGGTTGCTGGTCGCCTCGGCCTCTCTCGGCTTATTTTCGGCACCGACCGCGGAGGCTTCCGTGTGGCGCAGGCTTGGCCGAGGCATTGGCGCTGCCTTCGCTATCTGGGCTGCAGTGCTGCTGGTCGGGTTGGCGGCAGGCTCCTCCGATCCGCTGCGTCCGCTTGCCGTGCTGGCGGCGCGTGGCGGGGAAGCGGGTGTCGCGAGCGCGTCGAATAAGCCGGACAGCGCGCCGCAGGGCGATCTGACGTTCGCTCCAGTTCGCTCATCGAATGAACTCGACCAGGCCGTCAAATCGGCTGCACAGCCCGCCATGCTCGATTTTTACGCGGACTGGTGCGTGAGCTGCAAGGAAATGGAGAAATTCACCTTCAGTGACCCGCGTGTTCAGGCGAAATTGACGCAGATGAACCTGTTGCGCGCCGATGTGACCGCGAACAACACCGCCGATCAAGCGCTGCTCAAGCGCTTCAGCCTGTTCGGGCCGCCCGGGATTATCTTTTTCGATCAGCGTGGCAAGGAAGTGCTGCGCGTCGTGGGATATGAGTCGGCGGATAAATTCTTGCGCAGTCTGGATCGGGCGAGTGCGCCCGGCGCGTAA
- the cutA gene encoding divalent-cation tolerance protein CutA, whose protein sequence is MSVNVTLILTTVPDAAVAQKLAADALAVRLCACVTQLGSVQSSYHWQGAVETAQEIQLLFKTSAARALELEQYIQAHHPYDTPEILSWQATASAAYGQWITAETRRPLHV, encoded by the coding sequence GTGAGCGTGAATGTGACCTTGATTCTGACGACGGTGCCGGATGCGGCCGTGGCTCAGAAGCTTGCGGCGGATGCTCTGGCCGTGCGGCTATGCGCCTGTGTCACGCAATTGGGCTCCGTGCAGTCCAGCTATCACTGGCAGGGAGCGGTTGAAACCGCGCAGGAAATCCAGTTGCTGTTCAAGACCAGCGCGGCACGCGCGCTCGAACTCGAGCAGTACATTCAGGCTCATCATCCCTACGACACGCCGGAAATTCTCTCATGGCAAGCGACGGCGTCCGCCGCGTACGGCCAGTGGATCACTGCTGAAACTCGACGTCCTCTCCATGTTTAA
- the rplQ gene encoding 50S ribosomal protein L17: MRHRHGLRKLNRTSSHRLAMLRNMSNSLIEHEVIKTTLPKAKELRKVVEPLITLGKKPSLANRRLAFNRLRDRDSVTKLFEVLGPRYATRPGGYLRVLKFGFRVGDNAPMALVELLDRPEVEEVEVQEAE; encoded by the coding sequence ATGCGTCACCGTCATGGTTTGCGGAAACTGAACCGCACGAGCAGCCACCGTCTGGCAATGCTCCGTAATATGTCCAACTCGCTGATCGAGCACGAAGTCATCAAGACCACGCTGCCGAAAGCAAAAGAACTCCGTAAAGTTGTCGAGCCGCTGATCACGCTCGGCAAGAAGCCTTCGCTGGCAAATCGTCGTCTGGCGTTCAATCGCCTGCGCGATCGTGACTCGGTCACGAAGCTGTTCGAAGTGCTGGGCCCGCGTTACGCTACCCGTCCGGGCGGCTACCTGCGCGTCCTGAAGTTCGGCTTCCGCGTTGGCGACAACGCGCCGATGGCACTGGTCGAATTGCTCGACCGTCCGGAAGTTGAAGAAGTCGAAGTGCAAGAAGCTGAGTAA
- a CDS encoding DNA-directed RNA polymerase subunit alpha translates to MQTSLLKPKIIAVESLGESHAKVVMEPFERGYGHTLGNALRRVLLSSMIGYAPTEVTIAGVVHEYSTLDGVQEDVVNLLLNLKGVVFKLHNRDEVTVTLRKEGEGVVTAGDIELAHDCEVINPDHVIAHLSKGGKLDVQIKVEKGRGYVPGNVRRYGEESAKIIGRIVLDASFSPVRRVSYAVESARVEQRTDLDKLVMNIETNGVISPEEAIRQSARILVDQLSVFAALEGTEATAEAPSRAPQIDPILLRPVDDLELTVRSANCLKAENIYYIGDLIQRTENELLKTPNLGRKSLNEIKEVLASRGLTLGMKLENWPPAGLDK, encoded by the coding sequence ATGCAAACCAGTTTGTTGAAGCCCAAGATCATCGCTGTTGAATCGCTTGGTGAGAGCCATGCGAAAGTGGTCATGGAACCGTTTGAACGCGGTTACGGCCACACCTTGGGTAACGCGCTCCGGCGCGTGCTGCTGTCGTCGATGATCGGCTATGCGCCGACCGAGGTGACGATCGCAGGCGTCGTGCATGAGTATTCGACGCTCGACGGTGTGCAAGAGGATGTGGTCAACCTGTTGTTGAACCTGAAGGGCGTGGTGTTCAAGCTGCACAACCGTGACGAAGTGACGGTTACGCTGCGCAAGGAAGGCGAAGGCGTTGTCACCGCTGGCGACATTGAACTCGCGCATGATTGTGAAGTGATCAACCCGGATCACGTGATTGCGCATCTGTCGAAGGGCGGCAAGCTCGACGTGCAGATCAAGGTCGAAAAGGGCCGCGGCTACGTGCCGGGCAATGTGCGTCGTTATGGCGAAGAGTCGGCCAAGATCATCGGCCGTATCGTGCTGGACGCGTCGTTCTCGCCGGTTCGCCGCGTGAGCTACGCCGTTGAAAGCGCTCGCGTCGAACAGCGTACCGACCTCGACAAGCTCGTGATGAACATCGAAACCAACGGTGTGATTTCGCCGGAAGAAGCGATCCGCCAGTCGGCGCGCATTCTGGTCGATCAACTGTCGGTCTTCGCTGCACTGGAAGGCACCGAAGCAACGGCTGAAGCGCCGTCGCGTGCGCCGCAGATCGATCCGATCCTGCTGCGTCCGGTCGATGATCTCGAACTGACGGTTCGTTCCGCGAACTGCCTGAAGGCCGAGAACATCTACTACATCGGCGACCTGATCCAGCGCACGGAAAACGAGTTGCTGAAGACGCCGAATCTGGGCCGCAAGTCGCTGAACGAAATCAAGGAAGTACTGGCGTCGCGTGGTTTGACGCTCGGCATGAAACTCGAAAACTGGCCGCCGGCAGGGTTGGACAAGTAA